AGAAAGAAAAAGGGGCTTCCTCTTTTTGCTAATCCCCGAAATGCTGCTGCTGGAAGTGTGCGACAACTGGATTCTAAAATTACAGCTGAAAGAGATTTAGATTTTGTAGTTTATGATATTGTCACGGAAATAGGGCAAAAAGAACACTCTCAAGAACACGAGATCGCCAAAGATTTAGGTTTTAAAATAATTCCCCATAATCGTCTTTGTCGAAACTTGGAGGAAGTCGAGAAGTTTAAGAAACATTGGGAGAAAGCAAAAGCAAAACTGCCTTACTGGATTGACGGCGTGGTGGTTATTGTTAATAATAACCGAATTTTTGAGCAATTAGGGGTGGTTGGTAAAGCACCAAGAGGAATGATTGCTTATAAATTTTCGCCGGAGGAATCAACTACTAAAATAAAAGACATCATTCTTCAGGTGGGGCGGACAGGAGCTTTAACGCCGGTAGCAGTGCTTGAACCAGTACAGGTGAGAGGTACTACAGTGACTCGTGCCACTTTGCACAATGAGGATTATATAAAAGAAAAAGATGTTCGTATTGGCGATACAGTGGTTGTTTACAAGGCTGGTGATATTATTCCCGAAGTTTTACGGGTTATTAAAGAGCTCCGTCCCAAAGGTGCCAAAAAGTTTAAGATGCCTAAATATTGCCCCCGCTGCGGCACTAAATTGGTTAAAGAAGGAGCTTTTTGGCGCTGTCCTAATCCAGAGTGTTTTTCTGTGCAAAGACGCAGGCTTCAACATTTTGTTTCTAAAGGGGCTTTTGATATTGAAGGTTTGGGCCCGAAGATTCTCAGTCAGTTAATAGAGCAGGGATTAATTAAGACACCGGCAGATTTGTTTGATTTAACAGAGGGAGATCTGGAGCCTTTAGAGCGGTTTGCTGAAAAATCAGCCCAAAATTTAGTTAAGAGTATTCGCGCCAGAAGAAAGATGGGTTTGGGGCGATTTATCTATGCTTTAGGTATCAGACATGTGGGAGAACAAACCGCTTATGATCTAGCTCGTTATTTTAAAACTTTAGAAAAAATAAAAAAAGCTTCTTTGGAAGAGATTGAAAAAGTGCCTAATATAGGCACGGTAGTAGCTAAAAGCATTTATACTTTTTTCCATAACAAAAAAAATCAATCCCTTCTTAAGGAGCTTTTAAAACGTGTGGAGCTTAAGGAAAAAGGTAGCAAAAAAAGTAAAATTTTTGGCAAATCCTTTTGTTTTACCGGGGCTCTTAACTCTTTGTCTCGTGATGAAGCCAAGGAAAAAGTGAGAGAATTAGGAGGTATGTCCCACAGTGATGTCACGCATGATTTAGATTATTTGGTGAAGGGGGAAAATCCAGGTTCCAAGTTGCAACGAGCAAAAAAATATGGCATAAAGATTATATCTGAAAAAAAGTTTTTGCAATTGATTAACTCATAATGGGAAAAAAATTCACTCGCAAAGAAGTTGACCACCTTGCCTTTTTGGCGCGATTCTCTCTTAAAGAAAAAGAAAAAGCAAAGATGGCTCGGGATTTATCGGAGATTATTGATTTTGTCAGTGAATTGAGAAAATTAAAATCAGAGGACAAAGAGCCGTTTTTGTTTGAGGATCAAATTAATGTTTTTCGTAAAGATGAAAAACCAAAAAGAAGCGACACTGAAAGCTATTTAACTAATGCTCCTCAAAGAAAAAGACGGTTTTTTAAAGTGCCTCGTATTTTAAGGTAAAGTTATGAATATAACCTCTTTATCGATTTCTGAACTAAAAGATGGGTATTTAAAGAAGCGCTTTACTCCTTTTGAAGTAATTAAATCTTATTTGCGCAGAATAGAAACCTTAGATAAGAAAATTAAAGCTTTTATTTCTCTTAATGAAAGAGTGCTTGAGGAAGTCAAAAAAATAAAACCCTCAGAGATTAAAGATTTGCCTCTTGGTGGTATCCCTTATTCTGCTAAAGATCTTTTTCTAACTAAGGGGCTGCCGACTACTGCGGCTTCAAAGATATTGGAAAACTTTATAGCTCCTTATGAATCAACGGTAACAGAGCGTTTAGCTAAGGCTGGGGCTTTACTTTTAGGTAAAACAAACCTAGACGAGTTTGCTATGGGTTCTTCTACAGAGCGTTCAGCTTTCCAAGTTACTCGCAACCCTTGGGATTTAGATAGGGTTCCAGGCGGATCAAGCGGCGGACCGGCAGCAGCGGTAGCGGCCCGGATGCATCCTTTTAGTATTGGTACAGATACCGGAGGCAGCATCAGGCAGCCGGCTTCTTTGTGTGGAGTTTTTGGTCTCAAACCTACTTATGGTCGCGTTTCCCGTTATGGCATTATTGCTATGGCTTCTTCTTTGGATCAGGCAGGTCCGTTTAGTTTTTCGGTTAAAGATTCAGCTTTGGTTCTAAAAATTATTTCTGGTTTTGATAAAAAAGATGCTACTTCTTCCCGTAAGGAAGTGCCTGATTTTGAAAAAAGTATTGGCAAACCGCTGAAAGGATTGAGGATTGGTATTGTCAAAGAGTTTTTCCAGAAAGGATTGGATCAGAAAGTGAGAGAAAAAATTGAAGAGGCGAAGATAAAACTGCAGAAAGAAGGAGTAAAATTTGTTTCTGTATCTGTTCCTAAAGCCAAGTTTGCTTTGCCTATTTATTATATTTTGATGCCGGCAGAAGTAAGTTCTAATTTGGCTCGATACGATGGTTTGCGTTATGGTTTAAGTAAAAAAGCAAGATCTCTGCGTCAAACTTATGAATTGACAAGAGGGAAAGGTTTTGGTGATGAAGTAAAAAGGAGGATTATGCTGGGGACTTTTGTCCTTTCTGCCGGCTACAGAGAGGCTTATTATATTTTGGCGCAAAAAGCCAGAACAGCTCTAAAAGATGAGTTTAAAAAGGCCTTTAAAAAGGCAGATTTACTTTTGGGTCCGGTCTCCCCTACCCCTGCTTTCAAAGTGGGGGAGAAGATGACCGATCCGCTACAGATGTATTTAGCTGATATCTATACAGTGCCCATTAACCCGGCTGGCTTACCAGCTGCTTCTGTTCCTTGCGGTTTTGTTAAAGAGGATAATAAAGAACTGCCTGTATCTTTTCAGCTTATTGCTCCTTGGTTTAGAGAAGATTTAATCTTTCAGGTAGCAGGAGCCTATGAGCGTATTTCGCCTGATGATTTTAAGAAACCTAAAATATAGTTATGTTTTTTGTTCTTCGCCGCAATAAAAAAAGTTTGGATTTTCAGTCGCGTTGGCAGAAAGTAGAAGAACTGTTAAAGGTTAAAAGGGATTCTGCCTTAAAACAAGCGCTTATGGAAGCAGATAAACTTTTAGGGTTGGCCTTAAGAGAAAAGAGATTAAAGGGAGAGACACTGGGAGAGCGTCTTAAAGAGGCTAAAGCATTATTTGAGCCAAATTTTTACCAAGAGTTATGGGAGGCGCACAAGTTAAGAAATCGTTTGGTTCATGAGGACGATGAGATTCTCTCTTTTCAGATAGAAAAAGCAGTTAAAGTTTTCAAAAAGGCTTTAGAGAAATTAAAATTTCTACACTAGTTTAAGTATCTATTATGGCTATGCCACAAAAATTACAAACAAAAATTGGTTTAGAGATCCACATTGAACTAAACACAAAGACTAAGATGTTTTGTCGTTGCCCCAATAAAAGCGGCGGCAACCCGAATCAATTTACCTGCCCTATATGTTTAGGATACCCGGGGGTTTTGCCAGTACCAAACCAGAAAGCTGTTCTTTATACATTAAAACTTGGCTTGGCTCTTGGCTGTACAATTCCAAAAGAATCAAAGTTTGACCGCAAGCACTATTTTTATCCTGATTTACCTAAAAATTATCAGATATCTCAATATGATATGCCTTTAGCTAAAAACGGCTACCTAAAAATTAAGAGTAAAAAGATAAGAATTGACAGAGTGCATTTAGAGGAGGACGCTGGCAAACTTATCCATCCTACAGGAGCAGATTATTCTTTGGTTGATTTTAATCGTTCAGGGGTACCTTTGGTAGAGGTGGTAACTGCTCCTGATATTTCTTCACCAGAGGAAGCCAAAATCTTTCTTAAAGATTTGCAGTTGCTTGTTAGGTATTTACAAATTTCTGAAGCTGATATGGAAAAAGGGCAGTTGCGCTGTGATGCCAATATATCAGTTAATTCTGGCACAAAAATGACGCCTATTTTTGAGATAAAAAATATGAATTCTTTCCGTGCGGTGGAAAGCGCTCTTAAGTACGAAGAAAAACGTCTCAAAGATAACTTTAATGATTTAAGCAAAATAAAAGGGAAACGCACCTTGACTTGGTTGGAGGAGTTTCAACGTACAGAGGAAATGAGATTAAAAGAAGAGGCTTCAGACTACCGTTATTTTCCTGAGCCTGACATACCCTTAATGCGTCCAGCTAAAGTTTTTGATTTGCAAGAATTAAAGACTGCTCTACCTCTTTTGCCTGAACAGAGGCGGAAAGTATTAAAGGAAAAGTACAGTTTGGCTGATAAAGAGGTAGAAGTTTTGGTTAATAAACAAAGGTGGTTTGACTACTTTATGTCAGTTGCCGCCAAAGTAGATGGTCGTTTAGCTGCTGACTGGATGGTTAATGAAAATTTAGGTACAACTTTAGAAGTTAACGATTTTATCTTGCTTATCAGTCAGCTTCAAAAAGGCAAAATCAGCCGTCCTTTTGTTAAACAGACAGTAATACCGGCTCTGCGCAAAGGAAAAAAGTTAAACAAGATTCTCAAAGAGGCGCCCAGTTCTTTTGACTCAAAGGC
This portion of the bacterium genome encodes:
- the ligA gene encoding NAD-dependent DNA ligase LigA, which encodes MASLNITFEEAKREVKKLRRLIEKARYAYHVLDKPIMEDDVLDSLKHKLYQIEQKYPQLITADSPTQRVGGKPLDKFKKVPHQVPMLSLEDAFSLEELKEWEQRNQRLLKNKKRFEYFAELKMDGLAVSLVYENGTLVLGATRGDGHTGEDVTQNLKTIESIPLHLRKKSKYYQRAAKGRFEVRGEVFMSARSFLKLNKQRKKKGLPLFANPRNAAAGSVRQLDSKITAERDLDFVVYDIVTEIGQKEHSQEHEIAKDLGFKIIPHNRLCRNLEEVEKFKKHWEKAKAKLPYWIDGVVVIVNNNRIFEQLGVVGKAPRGMIAYKFSPEESTTKIKDIILQVGRTGALTPVAVLEPVQVRGTTVTRATLHNEDYIKEKDVRIGDTVVVYKAGDIIPEVLRVIKELRPKGAKKFKMPKYCPRCGTKLVKEGAFWRCPNPECFSVQRRRLQHFVSKGAFDIEGLGPKILSQLIEQGLIKTPADLFDLTEGDLEPLERFAEKSAQNLVKSIRARRKMGLGRFIYALGIRHVGEQTAYDLARYFKTLEKIKKASLEEIEKVPNIGTVVAKSIYTFFHNKKNQSLLKELLKRVELKEKGSKKSKIFGKSFCFTGALNSLSRDEAKEKVRELGGMSHSDVTHDLDYLVKGENPGSKLQRAKKYGIKIISEKKFLQLINS
- the gatC gene encoding Asp-tRNA(Asn)/Glu-tRNA(Gln) amidotransferase subunit GatC, translated to MGKKFTRKEVDHLAFLARFSLKEKEKAKMARDLSEIIDFVSELRKLKSEDKEPFLFEDQINVFRKDEKPKRSDTESYLTNAPQRKRRFFKVPRILR
- the gatA gene encoding Asp-tRNA(Asn)/Glu-tRNA(Gln) amidotransferase subunit GatA; the encoded protein is MNITSLSISELKDGYLKKRFTPFEVIKSYLRRIETLDKKIKAFISLNERVLEEVKKIKPSEIKDLPLGGIPYSAKDLFLTKGLPTTAASKILENFIAPYESTVTERLAKAGALLLGKTNLDEFAMGSSTERSAFQVTRNPWDLDRVPGGSSGGPAAAVAARMHPFSIGTDTGGSIRQPASLCGVFGLKPTYGRVSRYGIIAMASSLDQAGPFSFSVKDSALVLKIISGFDKKDATSSRKEVPDFEKSIGKPLKGLRIGIVKEFFQKGLDQKVREKIEEAKIKLQKEGVKFVSVSVPKAKFALPIYYILMPAEVSSNLARYDGLRYGLSKKARSLRQTYELTRGKGFGDEVKRRIMLGTFVLSAGYREAYYILAQKARTALKDEFKKAFKKADLLLGPVSPTPAFKVGEKMTDPLQMYLADIYTVPINPAGLPAASVPCGFVKEDNKELPVSFQLIAPWFREDLIFQVAGAYERISPDDFKKPKI
- the gatB gene encoding Asp-tRNA(Asn)/Glu-tRNA(Gln) amidotransferase subunit GatB; the protein is MAMPQKLQTKIGLEIHIELNTKTKMFCRCPNKSGGNPNQFTCPICLGYPGVLPVPNQKAVLYTLKLGLALGCTIPKESKFDRKHYFYPDLPKNYQISQYDMPLAKNGYLKIKSKKIRIDRVHLEEDAGKLIHPTGADYSLVDFNRSGVPLVEVVTAPDISSPEEAKIFLKDLQLLVRYLQISEADMEKGQLRCDANISVNSGTKMTPIFEIKNMNSFRAVESALKYEEKRLKDNFNDLSKIKGKRTLTWLEEFQRTEEMRLKEEASDYRYFPEPDIPLMRPAKVFDLQELKTALPLLPEQRRKVLKEKYSLADKEVEVLVNKQRWFDYFMSVAAKVDGRLAADWMVNENLGTTLEVNDFILLISQLQKGKISRPFVKQTVIPALRKGKKLNKILKEAPSSFDSKALVKKIIASNQDAVANYKKGKTQALQFLIGQVMRETRGQADPVEIEALLKKMI